The following nucleotide sequence is from Arvicola amphibius chromosome 1, mArvAmp1.2, whole genome shotgun sequence.
TCCCCCGCTTCTCCCTCCAGCCTCAGGCCTGCAGGGCTGAGGGCTAATGACACCCACTGGCCGGGGTCGCGGATCACAGCCACCTCGAGCCCTTGCGGGGGACCCcgtttctccatccctcccctgcACCCGATGCGGTCGCCCACCGCTCAGGTCCCTGATGATTTAAACAACCAGATACAGCACAGCCGGCagtggcctcagtttcccctcctagCTTGGCGCTGAGGGAGGTACAGGTGTTCGCACGCTGACTAGGCGCCCGCTGTGTTTGGATGACATTTAATAAGCacttgctgggctggagagatggctcagaggttaagagcactgcttgctcttccagaggtcctgagttcaattcctagcaaccacatggtggctcacaaccatctgtaatgaggtctggtgctttcttctggcctgcaggcatacacagacagaatattgtatacatagtaaataaataaatatttaaaaaaaaataagcacttgCTGTGTGTGGAAGGGCAACAAACGTCTTCTAAGCGTCCCTGCTACAGGCGACAAAATTTCATCAAGCACCTAGTGTGTGTGGATGACGATTTTTCCCCCAATGGGTGACATTATTAAGCAACTGCTCTATATGGGTGGCCCATATTCATTACTATTACTGTTTATTTGTTcggttttttaaaagatttatttttttatttacttatacagTATCCTGtctgtaagccagaagagggcaccaggtctcattataggtggttgtgagcctccatgtggttgctgggaattgaactcagaacctctggaagagcagtcagtactcttgaccactgagccatctctccagccctggttttgttttttcaagagagggtctcactgtgtagtcctggctgtgctggaactcactctgtagaccaggctggtctggaactcacagagatccccctgcctctgcctcctgtgtgctggggtgCACATTTATTAAACATCTTCTGTGTATACACACCAAACACTGATTAAGCACCTGCTGTGTAAAAGGTCACTAAACATTAAGCACCAGTgaatggttcagtggataaaggggCTTGTGGCCAAGccacaaggaccagagttcagttctgggacccacaaggtggaaggagagaaccctcTCCTGTAAACTGCCTTCTGACCTCAGCCACCTCTGCCTGTGATGTGGTGCCTGCACACCCTACATaccatagaaaaaaacaaataaatgtaacaaaactttttaaaaattatgaagcaccctgcggtggtggcacacgcctttaatcccagcactcagaaggcagaggcaggagcagctctgtgagtttgaggccagcctggtctacggagtgagtttcaggacaggctccaaagctacagagaaaccctgtctcgaaaaacaaaacaacattctGAAGCACCTGCTGGGCACGGTGGCACTTAATGTGTTTTGGTGGCATTACCCTGGCTGCACACAGTAACGAAGGCCTACGATGGGCCATCTGTGTATGGCTGACATTTATTAAGCCCCTGCTGTATGCAAGCACGCTGGGAGCAGCAGGTTCTTGGACGGGGTAGGTACCACAGGTGGTACCCATTGTCCTGTAGTGATAACCCCTCCTTCTGCACAGCCTCCCGTCCTTGGGACAGGAGAGGACAttgagcaggggtgggggtgccaGAGGGCTCATCCCAGACACCCTCAACAGTTGCTCAGGATGCCCCTCCCTGCCGTGgcctcacccccacccacccgGGGGCACCTTAAGCAtaacaggaaatttcaaacaaCAGGAAACCCAGGCCAGGCTGCGACTCCACCCTGCCCGGGGCCTCTCTGTCAGTCTGTCCCCGGGGGAGGCCATGAACATCAGCACCTGGTCCTGTCACCGGCTGGCGGCCAGCGGTCACAGCCTCCTCATCGTCCTGCATTACAACCACAGTGGGCGGCTGGCCGGCCGCGGGGGCCCCGAGGACGGTGGCGGGCTGGGGACGCTGCGGGGACCGTCGGTGGCGGCGGGCTGCCTGGTGGTGCTGGAGAACGCGGTGGTGCTGGCGGCCATCGCCACACGCATGCGGTCTCACCGCTGGGTGTACTACTGCCTGCTGAACATCACGCTGAGCGACCTGCTCACCGGCCTGGCCTACCTGGTCAACGTGCTGCTGTCGGGGACGCACACCTTCCAGCTGTCCCCCGCTCACTGGTTCCTGCGGGAGGGCATCCTCTTCATGGCCCTGGCCGCGTCCACCTTCAGCTTGCTCTTCACGGCCGGCGAGCGCTTCGCCACCATGGTGCGGGTGGCCGAGAGCGGGGCCACCAAGACCAGCCGCGTGTACGGCTGCATCGGGCTGTGCTGGCTGCTGGCGGCCACGCTGGGCCTGCTGCCCCTCCTGGGCTGGAACTGCGTGTGTGCCTTCCCGCGCTGCTCCAGCCTGCTGCCCCTCTACTCCAAGGGCTACGTGCTCTTCTGCGTGGTGGTCTTCGCCCTCATCCTGGTGGCCATCCTGGGCCTCTACGGGGCCATCTTTAGGGTGGTCCGGGTCAACGGGAAGAAGTGCCCCCGGGCTCCCGCCCGCCGCAAGGCCCGCAGACTGCTCAACACGGTGCTGATGATCTTGGTGGCCTTCGTGGTGTGCTGGGGTCCCCTGTTCGGCTTGCTCCTGGCCGACATCTTCGGTTCCAACGTCTGGGCCCAGGAGTACCTGCGTGGCATGGATTGGATCCTCGCCCTGGCAGTGCTCAACTCCGCCATCAACCCTCTCATCTACTCCTTCCGCAGCCGCGAGGTGCAGCGCTCGGTGCTGGCCTTCCTCTGTTGTGGCTGTCTCTGGCTGGGCCTGCGGGGTCCTGGTGACTGCCTGACTCGGATCACCGAGGTCCACTCCGGTGCGTCCACCACCGACAGCTCGCTGAGGACCAGAGACAGTTTTCGGGCTTCCAGGTCACACAGCTTCAGGATGCGCGAGCCGCTGTCTAGCGTTTCCAGTGTCCGGAGCATCTAGAGCGTGGATGGGCCGGTTGCCAGGGGGAGCACTGCACAGGCCTTCCCGGGAGAGGTGAGAAGGGACTGGACACACGATCCTGGCCTGATGGTGACGGAAACATGCCAGCAGGTCCTTGGGTCTGTGCATGGAGCCTGCCGTGCTGAATGTCGGGCAGAGGAGAGAATGGCTCGAGCCAGATCCAATGGGTCTGGGTCTCAGTCTGGACTCACATTCACCAGGAGATGAAGGGGACACACCATGTCCGAGTTCACCAACAGGACAGGTCACTGTGGTTCCTTCTTAGTCACACATGTGCGTGttgggcaggggggggggggtgggagggggaggctgCTGAAACGAGTCTCCTTGTCATACCTAGTGGTGCTTTGGGGTGTGCTGAGATGGGGGGGCCTGCCCTGTTTGTCTGAGGGCAGCCGCCTTGCTGATATGTTGCAAGAACGAATGGGGCCCGGAGATGCACGGTCAATCATCTCTCTCCACAATGACTTCCCCATTGGGACAGACCAACCGCCCCCCATGGCCTCCCTCCATCAGGTCAGTTTCTCTGTTTATGTGGGAAGAACTGACCCTCCCACCCCAGGTCTGGGGCA
It contains:
- the S1pr4 gene encoding sphingosine 1-phosphate receptor 4, with protein sequence MNISTWSCHRLAASGHSLLIVLHYNHSGRLAGRGGPEDGGGLGTLRGPSVAAGCLVVLENAVVLAAIATRMRSHRWVYYCLLNITLSDLLTGLAYLVNVLLSGTHTFQLSPAHWFLREGILFMALAASTFSLLFTAGERFATMVRVAESGATKTSRVYGCIGLCWLLAATLGLLPLLGWNCVCAFPRCSSLLPLYSKGYVLFCVVVFALILVAILGLYGAIFRVVRVNGKKCPRAPARRKARRLLNTVLMILVAFVVCWGPLFGLLLADIFGSNVWAQEYLRGMDWILALAVLNSAINPLIYSFRSREVQRSVLAFLCCGCLWLGLRGPGDCLTRITEVHSGASTTDSSLRTRDSFRASRSHSFRMREPLSSVSSVRSI